From Mucilaginibacter rubeus, a single genomic window includes:
- the lpxK gene encoding tetraacyldisaccharide 4'-kinase, protein MKFLRWLLIPFSLIYGLVVGIRNWCYNRGIFKSTGFDMPVIVVGNLDVGGAGKSPMTEYLVRLLKANYKIATLSRGYGRATKGFLMATAESKASDIGDEPAQFKHKFHDIDVAVCEKRVDGVEQLKDNHDVIILDDAYQHRALEPGMSILLFDYSRVNEPHFLLPAGNLRESFGGRKRADVIIISKCPASLTDLDQGRVIKRIKSYPHQSLFFTTINYLPAQTLDGTTVANTIDSQTTVFLLTGIANPKPLLAHLKKQTQLVIHHNYPDHHRFSLKNISKLADDFSACSSQKKVIITTEKDAQRLGEQDLLPMVKKLPVWVLPIGISFLNNGQQQFDELIQTYVRQY, encoded by the coding sequence ATGAAATTCCTGCGCTGGCTTTTAATTCCGTTTTCGCTTATTTATGGCCTTGTTGTGGGTATCCGTAACTGGTGCTATAACCGGGGCATTTTTAAAAGCACCGGGTTTGATATGCCGGTAATTGTGGTAGGCAACCTTGACGTTGGCGGGGCAGGCAAAAGCCCGATGACAGAATACCTGGTTAGGTTATTAAAGGCCAATTATAAAATAGCCACGCTTAGTCGCGGCTACGGCCGTGCTACCAAAGGCTTTTTGATGGCTACTGCCGAAAGCAAAGCTTCAGACATTGGCGATGAGCCGGCACAGTTCAAACATAAATTCCATGATATTGATGTAGCCGTTTGCGAAAAACGAGTGGATGGTGTAGAGCAGCTGAAAGACAACCATGATGTTATTATTTTAGATGATGCTTACCAGCACCGCGCGCTTGAACCGGGCATGAGCATTTTGCTTTTTGATTACAGTCGGGTTAACGAACCTCACTTCCTGCTTCCGGCTGGCAACCTGCGCGAATCATTTGGCGGCCGTAAAAGAGCCGATGTTATCATCATCAGTAAATGCCCTGCTTCACTAACCGATCTGGATCAGGGTCGTGTAATTAAACGCATCAAATCGTATCCGCACCAGTCGCTATTTTTTACTACTATAAACTACCTGCCGGCGCAAACTTTGGATGGCACAACCGTCGCCAATACCATCGACAGCCAAACCACCGTTTTTCTGCTCACAGGTATAGCTAATCCCAAACCTTTATTGGCACATCTCAAAAAGCAAACACAGCTGGTTATACATCATAATTATCCCGACCATCACCGTTTTAGCTTAAAAAATATCAGTAAACTTGCCGATGATTTTTCGGCCTGCTCCTCACAAAAAAAAGTGATCATCACAACAGAAAAGGATGCGCAACGTTTAGGGGAACAGGACCTGCTTCCGATGGTTAAAAAACTGCCCGTTTGGGTGCTGCCCATAGGCATTAGTTTTTTAAATAACGGGCAACAACAATTTGACGAATTAATACAAACATATGTTAGACAATATTGA
- a CDS encoding serine hydrolase produces MKYKFTLLLLLFAASAFAQTDGKLTAKLNDAVKDFHGQVGIYVHNLKTGKTAEINADTLFPTASMIKVSIQCGVMDKIEKGELKYNQKLVYRDSLLYAGEDLLGSFKDKDTVQLSKVAMLMITMSDNTASLWLQKLVGSEYINNWLDQNGFKVMRVNSRAPGREAMRKIYGWGVSTPREMCRLFTLIREGKAVSPAASERMYRNMGRIYWDEHALSQIPPYVHTISKQGAVDESRSETVLVNAPHDDYVFSIITNHNKDTSWTPNNEAGLLIKKVSALLWHYFEPADKWQPADGVDKFMLNE; encoded by the coding sequence ATGAAATATAAATTCACCCTGTTGTTGCTGTTGTTTGCAGCATCTGCCTTTGCTCAAACCGATGGTAAACTCACTGCCAAACTTAATGATGCCGTAAAAGATTTTCACGGCCAGGTTGGCATTTATGTGCATAACCTTAAAACCGGCAAAACTGCCGAGATCAATGCCGATACTCTGTTCCCTACGGCAAGCATGATCAAAGTGAGTATTCAATGCGGGGTGATGGATAAGATAGAAAAGGGCGAACTGAAATATAACCAAAAACTGGTTTACCGCGATTCGTTGCTTTACGCCGGTGAAGACCTGCTGGGTTCGTTTAAAGATAAAGACACCGTGCAGTTAAGCAAAGTGGCTATGCTGATGATCACCATGAGCGATAACACGGCGAGCCTCTGGCTGCAAAAACTGGTGGGGAGTGAATATATCAACAACTGGCTCGATCAAAATGGTTTTAAGGTAATGCGTGTAAATTCAAGAGCTCCGGGCCGCGAAGCTATGCGTAAAATATACGGTTGGGGCGTAAGTACTCCGCGCGAAATGTGTAGGCTGTTCACGCTGATTCGGGAAGGAAAAGCGGTTAGCCCAGCCGCCAGCGAACGGATGTACCGCAACATGGGCCGTATTTATTGGGATGAGCATGCGCTTTCGCAGATACCACCTTATGTGCACACCATATCCAAACAGGGCGCGGTTGACGAATCCCGCTCAGAAACGGTATTGGTTAATGCTCCACATGACGATTATGTATTTTCGATCATTACCAATCATAACAAGGATACCAGCTGGACGCCTAACAACGAAGCAGGCCTGCTGATCAAAAAAGTATCGGCCCTGCTATGGCATTATTTTGAGCCTGCTGATAAGTGGCAGCCTGCCGATGGAGTGGATAAGTTTATGTTGAATGAATAG
- a CDS encoding TonB-dependent receptor has product MRKLFTLLLLIIAFSARSQTTGDYSGTVTDNKNQPIAGASVYLLNTNYQTSADRNGKFILKNITTGKYTLHISAIGYAAKNVPVNMIGTSRPITIQLNDASNQLDEVTVSAQKTEEQAQRVPFSISTLSAKQIQDYRLWDLKDLTAIVPNLNSGAPGDGRTVTGIRGIVTTSYDPAVATYVDGVNQYGLDTYIPQLLDVDRIEVLRGPQGTLYGRNATGGVINVITKQPSNTLSGFAGVDVGNYNQQRYTLGIKAPLVKDKLYLGVAGIYSGFNGFYTNTFNNTHFDKQHYFLGNYYLKFLATSKLAFTLNVKNYNNRNNGAFTLAGSPDEALSHPFEVNQNATTKMVDNTFQSSLTANYSGNDFNFTSQTSYQVNNRYYTTPIDGDFSPIDAVSIVNNYGGKWNKVKTTIQEFRFTSPASSSSKLKWAAGTYGFYHYAPNRQGTYFGDDAAAVGSPMTDFTSINTNTDRNYGLAVYGQATYAVSEQFDITAGLRYDYEHKKENVMGEFLPKGGESVVTRSDTSSTAHYKAFTPKVSLAYHVSAHNNLFATYSRGFRAGGITELGSDPSSPPLYSFKPEYSNNFEVGSKNDFLDNRLRVNVTAFYTRVTDAQVPTLILPDAITITKNAGKLSSKGIEAEINATPIKGLEFDYNFGYTHARYTTLVVGNNGEEVNLKGNKQIYTPNITSMLALQYGYDLGGPLKTKLIARGEWRYLGDQYFDLANQIDQKGYSKFNARVGVSTKRFGLFFWESNIANKKYIDYAYDFGATHLGNPRTYGVSLNTTF; this is encoded by the coding sequence ATGCGTAAATTATTTACTTTATTACTACTTATTATTGCCTTTTCGGCCCGGAGCCAAACCACAGGCGATTATTCAGGCACCGTTACCGATAACAAAAACCAGCCCATTGCGGGTGCGTCGGTGTACCTGCTCAATACCAACTACCAAACCAGCGCCGACAGGAACGGGAAGTTTATTTTAAAAAATATTACTACCGGAAAATATACCCTGCATATCAGTGCTATTGGTTACGCGGCTAAAAATGTACCTGTAAATATGATCGGCACCAGTCGCCCGATAACAATTCAGTTGAATGATGCCAGCAACCAGTTGGATGAGGTTACGGTATCGGCCCAAAAAACAGAAGAACAGGCCCAACGTGTACCGTTCAGTATTTCAACGCTATCGGCCAAACAAATACAGGATTACAGGCTTTGGGACCTGAAAGACCTTACTGCCATTGTACCTAACTTAAACTCAGGCGCTCCAGGCGATGGCCGTACAGTAACAGGTATCCGTGGTATTGTTACCACATCATATGATCCGGCTGTGGCAACTTATGTTGATGGTGTAAACCAGTATGGGCTGGACACCTATATCCCTCAGTTATTGGATGTAGATAGGATAGAGGTTTTGCGTGGACCGCAGGGAACTTTGTACGGGCGTAACGCTACAGGTGGTGTAATCAATGTGATCACCAAACAACCATCAAATACATTAAGTGGTTTTGCCGGTGTTGATGTTGGCAATTACAATCAGCAGCGTTATACTTTAGGCATTAAAGCCCCATTGGTAAAAGATAAATTGTATTTAGGCGTAGCCGGAATTTACTCTGGTTTTAACGGTTTTTATACCAACACGTTTAATAATACACATTTTGATAAGCAGCATTATTTTTTGGGTAACTATTACCTGAAGTTTTTGGCTACTTCAAAACTTGCGTTTACGCTGAATGTTAAAAACTACAACAACCGCAATAATGGCGCGTTCACTTTGGCCGGTTCGCCTGACGAGGCTTTGAGCCACCCGTTTGAAGTTAACCAGAACGCTACCACTAAAATGGTTGATAATACTTTCCAATCATCATTAACGGCTAACTACAGCGGTAACGATTTTAACTTTACTTCGCAAACATCTTACCAGGTAAATAACCGTTATTATACAACACCTATCGATGGCGACTTTTCACCTATCGATGCGGTATCTATCGTAAATAACTACGGTGGTAAATGGAATAAGGTAAAAACTACCATCCAGGAGTTTCGCTTTACTTCTCCGGCTTCTTCGAGTTCAAAATTGAAATGGGCTGCCGGTACTTATGGCTTTTATCACTACGCGCCAAACAGGCAGGGCACCTACTTTGGTGATGATGCCGCAGCTGTTGGTTCGCCAATGACCGATTTTACCAGTATCAATACTAATACCGACCGTAATTATGGCTTAGCTGTTTACGGCCAGGCTACTTATGCCGTAAGCGAGCAGTTTGATATTACTGCCGGTTTGCGTTATGATTATGAGCACAAAAAAGAAAATGTAATGGGCGAGTTTCTGCCAAAGGGCGGCGAGTCGGTTGTTACCCGTTCAGATACATCGTCAACTGCGCATTATAAAGCCTTTACGCCGAAGGTGAGTTTGGCTTACCATGTATCGGCTCATAATAATCTGTTTGCTACTTACAGCCGTGGCTTCCGCGCCGGTGGCATTACGGAGTTAGGTTCTGATCCTTCATCACCACCGCTTTATTCTTTCAAACCTGAATACAGCAATAATTTTGAAGTGGGTTCAAAAAACGACTTTTTAGATAACCGCCTGCGTGTAAATGTAACCGCGTTTTATACCCGTGTTACCGATGCCCAGGTGCCAACACTGATATTGCCTGATGCTATTACCATCACCAAAAACGCGGGTAAATTAAGCAGCAAAGGTATCGAGGCCGAAATTAACGCCACGCCAATTAAAGGACTTGAATTTGATTACAACTTCGGTTACACCCACGCCCGTTATACTACACTGGTAGTAGGCAACAACGGCGAAGAAGTGAACCTGAAAGGCAATAAGCAAATTTATACGCCTAACATTACCAGCATGCTGGCACTGCAGTATGGTTATGACCTGGGTGGCCCGCTGAAAACTAAGCTGATTGCCCGTGGCGAATGGCGCTACCTTGGCGACCAGTATTTTGACCTTGCCAACCAGATAGACCAAAAAGGCTACAGCAAGTTTAATGCGAGGGTAGGTGTAAGCACCAAAAGGTTCGGTCTGTTTTTCTGGGAAAGCAATATCGCCAACAAAAAATACATTGACTACGCCTATGATTTTGGCGCGACTCATTTAGGTAACCCACGTACCTATGGTGTATCGTTGAATACTACTTTTTAA
- a CDS encoding putative porin: protein MRQKLKYIFLLLMCLSVQAAFAQYGTRTNPRNLPTRDTARRQEKQMTDDQLLDSLRRKEENKKDSVVFSSKFIRVTNERLLNDSTQLFKIDTGITNFEIYSPLIDPRSPRIHLGNIGLSQRPLLFEPSRTIGFDLGLHALDIYALKPQDINYYNTRVPFTRLTLYNAFGGSAIQLFNILHTQNIKPNWNFGFNLNFNGSKGFYNYNNVLGQNVSDLNASIFTWYESKSKRYNLLANLLFNNLKAPETGSILNDSVFTSTNVNNAFSKDRAAVRLPYSYENWNDKGLYIKQFYYLGRIDSLNKGKDNSKILPTQRVSHTLHVSNSRYLYKQSGVDTYNVFPDYYYSNNRSRDSTVLTHIQNEFSYSFYLRSKSVKFVKNELKLDLGLVHDFYSYNQYVSDTTLNEYGVKYIHQDKVQHNTFQDITLKAKLGYRFSDRIALDADFRQIAQGRDFGNYLYDAKLTLAGGNKTGKIILEAYSQNSSPPLVYNNWISNHYIFHNDFSNQKTTSASFNYINDALQIDLKAEYFLISNYLYFTAPNGGSDVRPAQLNSSINLLKISLGKNFSYRSLHFDNYVVYQKTDYQNTLRTPEVYAYSNLYINKVLLNVLHASFGLNGRYNTEYVAPSYAPGLGQFYNGANVTFSSYPIFGVYFKATLQRTNLFLAYDYINQRAWSKGYYTVNRYPQQDAILKFGVSWTFYN from the coding sequence ATGCGCCAAAAGCTCAAATATATTTTTTTATTACTGATGTGCCTGTCGGTGCAGGCTGCTTTTGCGCAGTATGGTACCCGTACCAATCCGCGCAACCTGCCTACCCGTGATACGGCACGCCGTCAGGAAAAACAGATGACCGACGATCAGCTACTGGACAGCTTGAGGCGTAAGGAAGAAAACAAAAAGGATTCAGTAGTTTTCAGTTCCAAATTTATCCGCGTTACCAATGAGCGTTTGCTAAACGACAGTACACAACTATTTAAGATTGATACCGGTATTACCAACTTTGAGATCTACAGTCCGCTGATTGATCCACGGAGTCCGCGCATTCATTTGGGTAATATTGGTTTGTCGCAACGGCCTTTGCTTTTTGAACCCAGCCGCACCATAGGCTTCGACCTCGGTTTGCACGCGCTTGATATTTACGCGCTTAAACCGCAGGACATCAACTACTATAATACGCGGGTGCCCTTTACCAGGCTTACCTTGTATAATGCTTTCGGAGGTTCGGCCATTCAGTTGTTTAATATTCTCCATACACAAAATATCAAACCCAACTGGAATTTCGGTTTTAACCTGAATTTCAACGGATCGAAAGGGTTTTACAATTACAACAACGTATTGGGCCAAAACGTGAGCGACCTTAACGCCTCCATTTTTACCTGGTACGAATCAAAAAGCAAGCGTTATAACTTGCTGGCCAACCTGTTGTTCAACAACCTTAAAGCACCCGAAACGGGCAGTATCCTTAACGATTCGGTATTTACGAGTACTAACGTAAACAATGCCTTTTCAAAAGACAGGGCTGCAGTACGCCTGCCTTACAGCTATGAAAACTGGAATGATAAAGGGCTTTACATTAAGCAATTTTATTATTTAGGCCGGATAGACAGCCTGAACAAGGGTAAGGATAATTCAAAGATCCTCCCTACGCAGCGCGTATCACATACGCTCCATGTATCAAACAGCAGGTACCTGTACAAGCAAAGCGGTGTTGATACCTATAACGTATTCCCCGATTATTACTACAGTAATAACCGGTCGCGCGATTCGACAGTGCTGACGCATATCCAGAATGAGTTTTCATACAGTTTTTACCTCCGGAGTAAATCGGTAAAGTTTGTAAAGAATGAGCTTAAGCTTGACCTTGGGCTGGTACACGATTTTTACTCGTACAACCAATATGTTAGCGATACCACGCTTAACGAGTACGGGGTAAAATACATACACCAGGACAAGGTGCAGCACAATACTTTCCAGGATATTACGCTAAAAGCTAAACTGGGCTATCGTTTCAGCGATCGCATTGCCCTTGATGCCGATTTCAGGCAAATAGCACAGGGCCGCGATTTTGGCAATTACCTTTATGATGCCAAACTCACCCTGGCAGGCGGTAATAAAACCGGAAAGATCATTTTAGAGGCTTACTCGCAAAACAGTTCGCCGCCGTTGGTATATAATAACTGGATCTCCAACCATTATATTTTCCATAACGATTTCAGCAATCAAAAAACTACCAGCGCGTCGTTCAACTACATTAACGATGCCTTGCAGATTGATTTAAAGGCCGAATACTTTTTAATTAGCAATTACCTGTATTTCACGGCACCAAATGGTGGTAGTGACGTGCGCCCGGCACAGCTTAACAGCTCCATTAACCTACTAAAAATAAGTCTGGGTAAAAACTTCAGTTACCGGAGCCTGCATTTTGATAACTATGTGGTATACCAAAAAACCGATTATCAAAACACGCTTCGCACACCCGAAGTTTACGCCTACAGCAACCTGTACATTAACAAGGTTTTACTTAACGTACTTCATGCCAGCTTTGGCTTAAACGGCAGGTATAATACAGAATACGTTGCACCTTCATATGCACCCGGCTTAGGCCAGTTTTATAACGGAGCTAACGTAACCTTCTCGTCGTATCCTATATTTGGTGTTTACTTTAAGGCTACCCTACAGCGTACCAACCTCTTTCTTGCTTATGATTATATTAATCAGCGCGCCTGGAGCAAGGGTTATTACACGGTTAACCGCTATCCTCAACAGGACGCTATCCTGAAGTTTGGCGTATCGTGGACATTTTATAATTAA
- a CDS encoding purine-nucleoside phosphorylase, with translation MLDNIEGTARYIKNKIGDFEPEVGIILGTGLGGLVKEIEVEKQLMYSNIPDFPISTLEFHSGKLIFGTLAGVKVVAMQGRLHYYEGYNMQQITFPVRVMKYLGIKTLYVSNASGSLNPDFKKGDLMIIEDHINLQPQNPLVGRNYEELGPRFPDMSEPYRHDMIEKGLAIAKKNKITCHKGVYVAVTGPNLETRAEYKYLRIIGGDAVGMSTVPEVIVANHMGIPTFAISVLTDEGFPEVLKPITLEEIIAIAQEAEPKMTLILKELIAGN, from the coding sequence ATGTTAGACAATATTGAAGGCACCGCCCGGTATATCAAAAACAAGATAGGCGACTTTGAACCTGAAGTAGGTATAATTTTGGGCACCGGCCTTGGCGGCCTGGTAAAGGAAATTGAAGTTGAAAAACAACTGATGTATTCAAACATTCCTGATTTTCCTATCTCAACATTAGAGTTCCATTCAGGCAAGCTAATTTTTGGTACGCTTGCAGGCGTTAAGGTTGTTGCTATGCAGGGCCGTCTACATTATTACGAAGGCTACAACATGCAACAGATCACCTTCCCGGTTAGGGTAATGAAATACCTGGGCATTAAAACCCTGTACGTATCAAACGCCAGCGGTTCGCTTAATCCCGATTTCAAAAAAGGCGACCTGATGATCATTGAAGATCACATTAATCTGCAGCCTCAAAACCCGCTGGTTGGCCGCAATTATGAAGAGCTTGGCCCGCGTTTCCCGGATATGAGCGAACCTTACCGTCATGACATGATTGAAAAAGGTTTGGCCATCGCCAAAAAAAATAAGATAACCTGCCATAAAGGCGTTTACGTAGCGGTAACGGGTCCTAACCTGGAAACCCGTGCCGAATATAAATATCTGCGCATTATAGGTGGCGATGCCGTTGGTATGAGCACCGTACCCGAAGTTATTGTTGCCAATCACATGGGCATCCCAACCTTTGCTATTTCAGTGTTGACTGATGAAGGTTTCCCTGAAGTGCTTAAGCCAATAACCCTTGAGGAAATCATTGCTATTGCGCAGGAAGCCGAACCCAAAATGACCCTGATACTTAAAGAACTGATAGCCGGTAATTAA
- a CDS encoding energy transducer TonB produces the protein MEPLQNIQLTFKCPKTLNDLSPCNSDWYCAGCNRIIMDFRGMEESRILESLNNGDKIHCGIFDAQRIAYTPQPKWYRWFSAALIALGLNTLNNRVFAQQKVPASGVDTTASKQKATADSSGSQITLGIFLVSAQPEYPGGITRFYDRLRSNLQKVSVKEAATTVVKFTIERDGTPVNASLVTSGNAKVDKQLVQLIKTSYRWKPGLINGRPAATDYNCTVKVNPKGEFDISVERVSRTVSR, from the coding sequence ATGGAACCGCTTCAAAATATTCAACTTACTTTCAAATGTCCTAAAACACTAAATGATCTTTCACCGTGCAACAGCGACTGGTATTGTGCAGGCTGTAACAGGATAATTATGGACTTTAGGGGAATGGAGGAATCCCGGATCCTCGAGTCGCTGAACAATGGCGATAAAATACACTGTGGCATTTTTGATGCCCAAAGGATAGCCTATACACCTCAACCCAAATGGTACCGCTGGTTTTCGGCCGCATTAATTGCATTAGGATTAAATACTTTAAATAACCGCGTTTTTGCTCAGCAGAAAGTCCCTGCTTCGGGCGTCGATACTACCGCTTCTAAACAAAAGGCAACAGCCGATTCTTCAGGTAGCCAGATTACCCTGGGGATATTTCTGGTTTCTGCCCAACCCGAATACCCTGGGGGGATAACCCGGTTTTATGATCGTCTCCGATCAAATTTGCAAAAGGTGTCGGTCAAAGAAGCTGCCACTACCGTTGTTAAGTTTACGATAGAAAGGGATGGCACTCCGGTTAACGCGAGTCTTGTAACAAGCGGAAATGCCAAAGTAGATAAGCAATTAGTCCAGCTTATCAAAACATCTTACAGGTGGAAACCAGGGTTAATAAACGGGCGGCCCGCAGCAACAGATTACAACTGTACAGTTAAGGTAAACCCAAAGGGAGAGTTTGATATTAGTGTTGAACGGGTGAGCAGGACCGTATCCCGGTAG